DNA from Actinomycetota bacterium:
ATACCAGACCAGGTCGAAGACATCCCGGCCCTTGACCCACTCGCGGAGCATGAGCGCGGCGGTCTTGCCGGCGAGCAGCGTCGGCTTGTCGTGGTGGGCCAACCGCAAGGTGACGAAGCGGCGCACCGTCGTGACCTCGATCCCCGCTCCGACGGGCGGGTCGGTGTCGACCTCGACCTTCACCGAGAAGACACGCCCGGCGTCCGCGCTCAGGCCGAGCTCGTGCTCGAGCCCGGGGAACCGGATGAACGCCTTGTTCACCGTCGGATGCGACGAGGCCTTCACCTCGACCGCATACCCTTCGCGCGCGAACGCCAGCCGGACCGCGTCCATGAGCCCCTCGAAGTCGTAGCCAGCGTCTTTGTCCTCGAGAGTGAAGTCGAGATCCTCGGAGAACCGGGGGATGCGGTACAGGAACCTGAGAGCGGTCCCGCCCATGAACACGATGGAACCGGACGCCCCTCGCGTCTGCAAGGTCTCCAGGATCCGCGCCTGGAGGTACTCCCGCATCGCGTTGACAGCGTCGCGCGGCGGCGCCTGCGAGACGATCTGCGCGAGGTAGTCCTTCATCCGCCCTCGTACTCCTGTCGTTCCGACGCCGCCAGCTCGACGACCTTGCTCGCGAACCGCTCGACCTTCCGGCTGCCGAAGCGCTCAGCGAAGCTCGTCAGCCTGTCGAGGTCCAGGGTCTCGAGCCGCTGCAGCCGCAAGCCGGGAGCGAACGCGGGATCGTCGGATCGCGTCCTCAGGTACGCCATGTCGAGGAGCGCCTTCTCCGGGGTGGCGACGAACGCCGTCCGGCCCCCGGTCAGAGTGCGCGGC
Protein-coding regions in this window:
- a CDS encoding nucleotidyl transferase AbiEii/AbiGii toxin family protein; this translates as MKDYLAQIVSQAPPRDAVNAMREYLQARILETLQTRGASGSIVFMGGTALRFLYRIPRFSEDLDFTLEDKDAGYDFEGLMDAVRLAFAREGYAVEVKASSHPTVNKAFIRFPGLEHELGLSADAGRVFSVKVEVDTDPPVGAGIEVTTVRRFVTLRLAHHDKPTLLAGKTAALMLREWVKGRDVFDLVWY